In a genomic window of Rhizobium tumorigenes:
- a CDS encoding heavy metal translocating P-type ATPase, producing the protein MSETTQTRYRVEGMDCASCATKIDTAVRRMPGVDDVSVSVTAGTMTVSHSAESDLAAIAKKVTGLGYGVAPLGAKVPASSHDHAAHEDDHAGPDHSDHDHDHAEHDHHAGHAHAHHDHSGHDHAAKPAADLHGHDHGPSSGPWYASKKGQLVIFSGAALVAAYAVSLLLPQQNDYLFIAAMLVGLVPIGRRAIMAALAGIPFSIEMLMTIAAIGAVIINAGQEAAMVVFLFLVGELLEGVAAGKARDSIKSLTTLVPKTALLEQGSETKEVPAESLKVGAVIVIRPGDRIAADGEIIEGSSAIDEASVTGESNPVRKTVSAKVFAGTINGEAVLKVRVTAAASDNTIARIVKLVEEAQESKAPTERFIDRFSRYYTPGVVVVAALVAVLPPLVVGASWSEWVYKALAILLIGCPCALVISTPAAIAAALSAGARRGLLLKGGAVLESLGKVTTAAFDKTGTLTEGKPKVTDIIGFGRTEAQVLSRAAALERGSSHPLALSILARAKADGVPVPPAADSIALPGKGVSGRVGGEDLLLLSPSAARERKALTPEQESQIDTLNGDGKSVSILVVNDDVAGLIAMRDEPRTDARAGIEALKAAGIRSVMLTGDNAKAAAAIGRTLGMETHAELLPQDKQRIVRELQAKKEIVAKIGDGINDAPALAAADVGIAMGGGTDVALETADAAVLHGRVTDVANMVLLSRATMSNIHQNITMALALKAVFLVTTVVGITGLWPAILADTGATVLVTANAMRLLAWKAKA; encoded by the coding sequence ATGAGCGAAACTACACAGACCCGCTACCGCGTCGAAGGCATGGATTGTGCGAGCTGCGCCACGAAGATTGATACCGCCGTACGCCGCATGCCCGGCGTGGACGACGTGTCGGTCTCGGTGACGGCCGGCACCATGACGGTCAGCCACAGCGCGGAGAGCGATCTTGCGGCGATCGCCAAGAAGGTCACCGGCCTTGGCTACGGCGTCGCTCCCCTCGGAGCGAAGGTTCCTGCATCCAGCCATGACCACGCCGCACATGAGGACGATCACGCCGGCCCCGATCATTCTGACCATGATCATGACCACGCGGAACACGATCACCACGCCGGCCATGCCCATGCCCACCATGATCATTCCGGTCACGACCACGCCGCCAAGCCAGCGGCCGATCTTCATGGACACGACCATGGACCATCGTCCGGCCCCTGGTACGCCAGCAAAAAAGGACAGCTGGTCATCTTCTCGGGCGCCGCCCTGGTGGCTGCCTATGCAGTGAGCCTGCTCCTCCCGCAACAGAACGATTACCTCTTCATCGCAGCCATGCTGGTCGGCCTGGTGCCCATCGGGCGTCGCGCCATCATGGCGGCGCTGGCCGGCATCCCGTTCTCGATCGAGATGCTGATGACGATTGCCGCTATCGGCGCCGTTATCATCAACGCAGGCCAGGAAGCAGCCATGGTCGTGTTCCTGTTCCTGGTCGGTGAATTGCTGGAAGGCGTCGCCGCCGGCAAGGCACGCGACAGCATCAAGTCGCTGACGACATTGGTCCCCAAGACGGCGCTGCTGGAGCAGGGCAGCGAAACGAAGGAAGTGCCGGCCGAGTCCCTGAAGGTCGGCGCTGTCATCGTCATCCGACCCGGCGACCGGATCGCCGCAGACGGCGAGATCATCGAGGGCAGCAGCGCCATTGATGAAGCCTCGGTCACCGGCGAAAGCAACCCCGTGCGCAAGACCGTGTCTGCCAAGGTGTTCGCCGGCACGATCAACGGCGAGGCCGTTCTCAAGGTTCGCGTGACAGCCGCGGCATCCGACAACACGATCGCGCGGATCGTCAAGCTCGTCGAGGAAGCACAGGAAAGCAAGGCGCCGACCGAGCGTTTCATCGACCGGTTCTCACGTTACTACACCCCGGGCGTCGTCGTCGTGGCGGCGCTGGTGGCGGTCCTGCCGCCGCTGGTGGTCGGCGCGAGTTGGTCGGAGTGGGTCTACAAGGCGCTGGCCATCCTTTTGATCGGCTGCCCTTGTGCGCTGGTCATTTCCACGCCGGCCGCAATTGCGGCGGCCCTCTCCGCCGGTGCCAGGCGTGGCCTGCTGCTGAAGGGCGGCGCCGTCCTCGAAAGCCTCGGCAAGGTCACCACGGCGGCTTTCGACAAGACGGGCACGCTGACCGAAGGCAAGCCGAAGGTCACCGACATCATCGGATTCGGGCGAACGGAAGCGCAGGTGCTGTCCCGGGCGGCGGCCCTGGAGCGTGGCTCCAGTCACCCCCTGGCGCTCTCCATTCTCGCGCGGGCCAAGGCGGATGGCGTGCCCGTGCCACCCGCAGCAGACTCCATCGCCTTGCCAGGCAAGGGTGTTTCCGGACGCGTCGGCGGCGAAGACCTCCTGCTGCTGTCGCCATCGGCAGCCCGCGAACGCAAGGCTCTGACACCCGAGCAGGAAAGCCAGATCGATACCCTCAACGGCGACGGCAAAAGTGTCTCGATCCTTGTGGTGAACGATGACGTGGCCGGGCTGATCGCCATGCGGGACGAGCCCCGCACCGACGCCCGTGCCGGCATCGAGGCGCTGAAGGCCGCCGGCATCCGCTCGGTCATGCTGACCGGCGACAATGCCAAAGCGGCGGCCGCCATCGGCAGGACGCTGGGCATGGAGACCCATGCGGAACTCTTGCCGCAGGACAAGCAGCGGATCGTGCGGGAACTCCAGGCAAAGAAGGAGATCGTCGCCAAGATCGGCGACGGCATCAACGATGCGCCGGCGCTGGCGGCCGCCGATGTCGGCATCGCCATGGGCGGCGGCACGGACGTCGCACTCGAAACTGCCGATGCGGCCGTGCTGCACGGTCGCGTCACCGACGTTGCCAACATGGTCCTGCTGTCGCGGGCAACGATGAGCAACATCCACCAGAACATCACCATGGCGCTCGCGCTGAAGGCGGTGTTCCTGGTGACGACGGTGGTTGGTATTACGGGCCTATGGCCGGCCATTCTGGCCGATACCGGCGCGACGGTCCTCGTAACCGCCAACGCCATGCGACTGCTGGCCTGGAAGGCCAAGGCCTGA
- a CDS encoding branched-chain amino acid ABC transporter substrate-binding protein, with protein sequence MGFKTLTGATFAASIAFAPLAHADVTIGLIAPLTGPVAAYGDQVKNGVETAIEEINKTGGILGQKVVLKTADDAGEPKQGVSGANQLVGQDIHFVVGPVTSGVAIPASDVFSENGVLMVTPTATAPDLTKRGLTNVLRTCGRDDQQAEVAARYVLKNFSGKRIAIINDKGAYGKGLADAFKATLNAAGTKEVLDDAINPGDKDFSALTTRLKSEKIDVIYFGGYHPEGGLLVRQLADLSVKATVIGGDGLSNTEFWKIGTEAAAGTIFTNAADATKSPDSKAASDALKAKNIPAEAFTLNAYSAVQVLKAGIEKAGSAEDVDAVSKAIKSGQPITTAIGNLTYGETGDLTSQSFSLYKWEGGKIVAAE encoded by the coding sequence ATGGGTTTCAAGACTTTGACAGGAGCGACTTTCGCCGCTTCAATTGCATTTGCGCCTTTGGCCCATGCAGACGTGACAATCGGGCTGATCGCGCCCCTGACCGGCCCGGTCGCCGCCTATGGCGATCAGGTGAAGAACGGTGTTGAAACCGCTATCGAAGAGATCAACAAGACCGGCGGCATCCTGGGCCAGAAAGTCGTGCTGAAAACCGCTGACGATGCGGGCGAACCCAAGCAGGGTGTTTCCGGCGCCAACCAGCTCGTCGGCCAGGATATCCATTTCGTCGTGGGTCCGGTCACTTCGGGCGTTGCCATCCCTGCCTCCGACGTCTTCTCGGAAAACGGCGTCCTGATGGTCACGCCGACCGCAACGGCACCCGACCTGACAAAGCGCGGCCTGACGAACGTCCTGCGCACCTGCGGACGCGACGACCAGCAAGCTGAAGTCGCGGCGCGCTACGTCCTCAAAAACTTCAGCGGCAAACGGATCGCCATCATCAACGACAAGGGCGCCTATGGCAAAGGCTTGGCGGATGCCTTCAAGGCGACCCTGAATGCGGCCGGCACCAAGGAAGTCCTCGATGATGCCATCAATCCGGGCGATAAGGATTTCTCGGCTCTGACCACGCGGCTCAAGTCGGAAAAGATCGACGTGATCTATTTCGGCGGATACCATCCCGAAGGCGGCCTGCTTGTGCGGCAGCTGGCCGATCTCTCGGTAAAGGCAACGGTGATCGGCGGCGACGGCCTTTCCAACACGGAATTCTGGAAGATCGGCACCGAGGCTGCTGCCGGCACGATCTTCACGAATGCGGCAGACGCAACCAAAAGCCCCGATTCGAAGGCCGCGTCCGATGCGCTCAAAGCCAAGAACATTCCTGCCGAGGCCTTCACACTGAACGCCTATTCCGCCGTTCAGGTCTTGAAGGCAGGCATTGAGAAGGCCGGCAGTGCCGAGGACGTCGATGCGGTGTCGAAGGCCATCAAGTCCGGTCAGCCTATCACAACAGCAATCGGCAATCTGACCTACGGCGAGACAGGCGACCTCACATCGCAAAGCTTCTCCCTTTACAAGTGGGAAGGCGGCAAGATTGTCGCTGCGGAATAA
- a CDS encoding IS701 family transposase has protein sequence MADWDIELSAFLQPFLEKLGHKKRRQMCPLYVSGLIGPGDRKSIEPMAERFAPGQYDRLHHFISDGLWDAVPLEAELALQADRIVGASDAFLVIDDTGLPKKGDHSVGVAPQYASMLGKRANCQTLVSVTLARDEVPVPVGLRLFLPDSWIGDQERMAKAGVPDDMRTSRTKPEIALAEIDRLIVTGVRFGTVLADAGYGLSAAFRKGLSERGLTWAVGIPKHQKVYPDDVGLIFSVSGHGRPRKHSIPDTLSVAAETMLASASWKKVSWRRGTKGRLTARFAALRIRIADGTPQRIYDKGQQHMPGEAAWLVGEWRSNDERKYYLSNLPVDATLKVLAAAIKARWVCEQAHQQMKEELGLDHFEGRSWQGLHRHALMTMIAYAFLQHQRLQTAKREKKEATSSLWAA, from the coding sequence ATGGCGGATTGGGATATAGAGCTTTCAGCATTTTTGCAGCCGTTTCTGGAGAAGCTTGGACACAAGAAACGGCGACAGATGTGTCCACTTTATGTGTCGGGGCTTATCGGTCCCGGAGACCGCAAGAGTATTGAGCCGATGGCGGAACGGTTCGCTCCAGGCCAGTACGACCGTCTCCACCATTTCATTTCCGACGGCCTTTGGGATGCTGTTCCTCTTGAGGCCGAGCTCGCGCTGCAGGCGGACAGGATCGTTGGCGCATCCGATGCGTTTCTGGTGATTGATGACACCGGCCTGCCGAAGAAGGGGGATCATTCCGTCGGAGTAGCGCCGCAATACGCCTCGATGCTGGGCAAGAGAGCAAATTGCCAGACGCTGGTGTCAGTGACGCTTGCGCGAGACGAGGTGCCGGTCCCGGTTGGCCTGCGTCTGTTCCTGCCGGATAGCTGGATCGGTGATCAGGAGCGCATGGCGAAGGCTGGGGTCCCAGACGACATGCGGACCTCTCGCACGAAGCCGGAGATTGCTCTTGCCGAGATCGATCGGTTGATCGTGACCGGTGTCCGGTTTGGCACAGTGCTGGCTGACGCAGGTTACGGCCTGTCGGCTGCGTTCCGAAAGGGCTTAAGTGAACGTGGCCTCACTTGGGCGGTCGGTATCCCCAAGCATCAGAAGGTTTATCCCGATGATGTTGGATTGATCTTTTCCGTCTCCGGTCATGGCCGTCCTCGCAAACATTCGATCCCCGACACCCTTTCGGTTGCCGCCGAAACGATGTTGGCATCTGCAAGCTGGAAGAAGGTCAGTTGGCGCCGCGGCACAAAAGGTCGCCTGACCGCACGGTTTGCAGCATTGCGCATCCGGATCGCCGATGGCACGCCGCAGCGCATCTATGACAAGGGACAGCAGCACATGCCGGGCGAAGCGGCCTGGCTAGTTGGCGAATGGCGATCAAACGACGAGCGCAAATACTACCTGTCCAATTTGCCGGTCGATGCGACATTGAAAGTGCTGGCGGCCGCGATCAAGGCGAGATGGGTCTGCGAACAGGCGCATCAGCAGATGAAAGAGGAGCTCGGTCTCGATCACTTCGAGGGCCGATCGTGGCAAGGCCTACATCGGCACGCTCTGATGACGATGATCGCTTATGCTTTTCTCCAGCACCAGAGATTGCAAACTGCAAAGCGGGAAAAAAAAGAAGCGACGAGTTCGCTGTGGGCCGCCTGA
- a CDS encoding IS5 family transposase (programmed frameshift), protein MAMRRHELSDEEWAIIAPLLPNNSRGIERVDDRRVINGILWRFRTGSSWRDVPERYGPRTTLYNRFSRWRKAGVWDRLLDAVSKRYDGDIVMIDSSCVRVHQHGANAKKGDLPIPCMGRSRGGLTTKIHALVDADGRPVRLELTAGQAADAPMAEKLLSDLRPGATILADKAYDTDAIRNFAKQRKCWANIPAKANRKQTFSFNRWVYRQRNLVERFFNRIKQMRGLATRYDRRADNYMAALKLVATRIWIASTNESVA, encoded by the exons ATTGCCATGCGCCGTCATGAATTGAGCGACGAAGAATGGGCTATCATTGCACCTCTTTTGCCGAACAATAGCCGTGGAATTGAACGTGTCGATGACCGCCGGGTGATCAACGGCATCCTGTGGCGTTTCAGGACTGGTTCGTCTTGGCGAGATGTGCCGGAGCGTTATGGCCCGCGCACGACGCTTTACAATCGGTTCTCCCGATGGCGCAAGGCGGGCGTCTGGGATCGTCTTCTGGACGCCGTTTCAAAGCGTTACGATGGAGACATCGTGATGATCGACAGTTCTTGTGTTCGCGTTCACCAGCATGGTGCCAACGCTAAAAAGGGGGATCTGCCGATCC CTTGCATGGGACGTTCGCGCGGCGGCCTGACGACAAAGATCCACGCTCTTGTCGATGCAGATGGCAGACCGGTTCGGCTTGAACTCACCGCCGGCCAAGCCGCCGATGCACCGATGGCTGAAAAGCTGTTGAGCGACCTGCGGCCCGGCGCGACGATCCTCGCCGACAAGGCATATGACACCGACGCAATTCGTAACTTTGCCAAGCAACGCAAGTGCTGGGCGAATATCCCTGCAAAGGCCAATCGAAAGCAGACATTCAGCTTCAACCGCTGGGTCTACCGTCAGCGCAATCTCGTGGAACGGTTCTTCAACCGTATCAAGCAGATGCGAGGCCTCGCGACGCGATACGACCGGCGCGCTGATAATTACATGGCCGCCCTCAAGCTTGTCGCGACGAGGATATGGATCGCCTCAACTAATGAGTCCGTGGCCTAG
- a CDS encoding M81 family metallopeptidase, with protein MRIFTASLATETNTFSPVPTDMNAFKAAFYAGPGEHPDTPTLCSSVVPILRRRGKQEGFTVIKGTSCWAEPAGLIQRQTYETLRDQILAELKAALPVDGVVLGLHGAMVAQGYDDPEGDFLSRVRDMVGPDVLIAAEFDPHSHLTALRVSNLDLMAAFLEFPHTDFEQRGEHVVELALQALRGKIKPVISTFDCRMITLFPTSREPMRSFVDRMQAMEGKEGILSASVIHGFMAGDVPDMGTRIVVVTDNDRQKGDELAAALGRELYGLRRETAMPMVDTEAGLDAAVAIRAAHPGKPVTIADVWDNPGGGVAGDATHVLRRMMERGMDNFAVATIWDPIAVTFCHAAGEGAELSLRVGGKSGPEGGEPLDLSVTVQKVFDAGSQSFRNSRVTLGRAAVVRPVGSNIDIILITSRTQTYEPDIFSNQGIDFTGKSWLLIKSTNHFFAGFQPVSSEIVYVAAPTSYPTDPATTPYRKASLELWPRIADPLGLDT; from the coding sequence ATGCGCATCTTTACCGCCTCGCTGGCGACTGAAACGAACACCTTCTCTCCCGTACCAACGGATATGAACGCCTTCAAGGCGGCATTTTATGCCGGGCCGGGCGAGCACCCGGACACGCCGACGCTCTGCTCCTCCGTCGTCCCGATCCTGCGCCGCCGCGGCAAGCAGGAAGGCTTTACCGTCATCAAGGGCACGTCCTGCTGGGCGGAACCGGCCGGTCTCATCCAGCGCCAGACCTACGAGACCCTGCGCGACCAGATCCTTGCCGAGCTAAAAGCTGCCCTGCCGGTCGATGGGGTGGTGCTCGGCCTGCATGGCGCCATGGTCGCTCAGGGCTATGACGATCCGGAGGGCGATTTCCTCTCGCGGGTTCGCGACATGGTCGGCCCGGATGTCTTGATCGCTGCAGAATTCGACCCGCACAGCCATCTGACGGCGCTTCGCGTCTCTAATCTCGATCTCATGGCGGCCTTCCTGGAGTTCCCCCATACGGATTTCGAACAGCGTGGCGAACATGTGGTCGAGTTGGCTCTCCAGGCCCTGCGTGGAAAAATCAAGCCGGTCATATCCACCTTCGACTGTCGGATGATTACCCTGTTCCCGACCAGCCGCGAGCCGATGCGCTCCTTCGTAGATCGGATGCAGGCGATGGAAGGCAAGGAAGGCATCCTGTCGGCGTCCGTCATCCACGGCTTCATGGCCGGCGATGTGCCCGATATGGGAACCCGCATCGTCGTCGTCACCGATAACGACAGACAGAAGGGCGACGAACTGGCGGCTGCCCTCGGCCGCGAGCTCTACGGCCTTCGCCGCGAGACCGCGATGCCGATGGTCGATACCGAGGCTGGCCTCGACGCGGCAGTCGCTATCCGCGCTGCCCATCCTGGAAAGCCGGTCACCATCGCCGACGTCTGGGACAATCCCGGCGGCGGCGTCGCCGGTGACGCCACCCATGTCCTGCGCCGGATGATGGAACGCGGCATGGACAATTTCGCCGTCGCAACGATCTGGGACCCCATCGCCGTCACCTTTTGCCATGCCGCGGGCGAGGGCGCCGAGCTTTCCCTGCGCGTCGGCGGCAAGTCCGGTCCCGAGGGCGGAGAGCCGCTCGACCTCAGCGTCACCGTGCAGAAAGTCTTCGACGCCGGCTCGCAGAGTTTCCGCAATTCGCGCGTGACGCTCGGCAGGGCTGCGGTCGTCAGGCCGGTCGGCTCGAATATAGACATCATCCTGATCACCAGCCGCACCCAGACCTACGAGCCGGACATCTTCTCAAACCAGGGCATCGATTTCACTGGCAAGTCATGGCTGCTTATCAAATCCACAAACCACTTCTTTGCCGGCTTCCAGCCAGTCTCGTCCGAAATCGTCTATGTCGCCGCGCCGACTTCCTATCCGACCGACCCTGCAACGACGCCCTATCGCAAGGCCAGTCTGGAACTCTGGCCGCGCATTGCCGATCCGCTGGGGCTGGATACCTGA
- a CDS encoding MurR/RpiR family transcriptional regulator, with the protein MDLFHALSDENGKLSGLDAKLAQFSLENVDAVVNFSIIELAARAGVSPPTVTRFCRRLGCQGYSDFKVQLAKMAYVGLRYLKPDAPTATAEEVAHDIVSKAQNALFELHRQLDLSAIEKAAQLLRAAEFIQAFGASGNSAMIVNELHNRLFRLGCRIHSSNDHGMNQMMSASVQPGTVVFGSSFTGRDMELVRSLELLRERSIPTIAMTQSGSPVAAAADVVIAIEMPEGKNIFRPTSTRYAYLAAIDILANMVAYADRTTALKSLRAIKEQLVRNRDGDDRQLLGD; encoded by the coding sequence ATGGACCTGTTTCATGCCCTTTCCGATGAAAATGGAAAACTCTCGGGCCTGGACGCCAAGCTGGCGCAATTTTCGCTGGAAAATGTGGATGCGGTCGTCAATTTCTCGATCATCGAACTCGCGGCACGCGCGGGCGTGTCACCGCCGACCGTGACGCGCTTTTGCCGACGGCTGGGCTGCCAAGGCTATTCCGACTTCAAGGTGCAACTCGCGAAGATGGCCTATGTCGGCTTGCGATACCTGAAGCCTGATGCACCGACGGCGACCGCTGAAGAGGTTGCCCACGATATCGTCTCGAAGGCCCAGAATGCATTGTTCGAGCTTCATCGCCAGCTTGACCTTTCCGCTATAGAGAAGGCGGCTCAACTGTTGCGGGCAGCCGAGTTCATCCAGGCCTTCGGCGCCAGCGGCAATTCAGCGATGATCGTCAACGAATTGCACAACCGCCTGTTTCGTCTCGGCTGCCGCATCCATTCGTCCAACGACCATGGCATGAACCAGATGATGTCCGCCTCGGTACAGCCGGGCACCGTCGTTTTCGGCTCTTCATTCACCGGTCGCGACATGGAGCTTGTTCGTAGCCTGGAGCTTTTGCGGGAGCGCTCGATCCCGACCATCGCGATGACCCAGAGCGGTTCGCCGGTCGCTGCTGCGGCCGACGTGGTGATTGCGATCGAGATGCCGGAGGGCAAGAACATTTTTCGTCCCACCTCTACCCGCTATGCCTACCTGGCAGCGATCGACATCCTCGCAAACATGGTCGCCTATGCCGACCGGACCACGGCCCTGAAATCGCTGCGCGCGATCAAGGAACAACTGGTCCGCAATCGCGACGGCGACGACCGCCAGCTTTTGGGCGATTGA
- a CDS encoding DUF882 domain-containing protein has protein sequence MPRRAGKTFLTSVLIGVALLGSASASFAATQTLKLYFVHTGEKASITFKRNGIYDPRGLAQVNRFLRDWRKNEPAKMDPELLDLIWEVHKRSGSRDYIHIVSGYRSPDTNNMLRSRSANTGVAKRSQHTLGKAMDFYIPGVNLSTLRAIGMQMQIGGVGFYPTSGSPFVHMDVGNVRAWPRMSRQELAKIFPDGRTLHRPADGRPLPGYNQALAAARQKSGTGVANPGADDDSDVVSPGSDNSLLTAMLPVPKTRPLADAGRKPAIGVADPTADEDGDVVSTGSGDSLLTAMLPVPKTRAQAMFDNQLGRGNPLDDDLALQMVPLPTLRPPQIKVAAVEVGNRGRPTAEAEKSVPRVPRVFFTEPLTSIASLPMHGAVARSAQRFRGHGAFATQSIRPSAQATTASLATFERRPQEEAAITGTIAPRTGSAEFDAGRFSSEG, from the coding sequence TTGCCTCGCAGAGCAGGCAAGACATTTCTGACATCGGTGTTGATCGGCGTGGCGCTGTTGGGATCAGCCTCTGCCTCCTTCGCGGCAACCCAGACGCTGAAGCTCTATTTCGTCCATACCGGAGAAAAGGCGTCGATCACGTTCAAGCGCAACGGGATATACGATCCGAGGGGCCTGGCACAGGTCAACCGCTTCCTGCGGGACTGGCGCAAGAACGAGCCCGCCAAAATGGATCCCGAGTTGCTGGATCTCATCTGGGAAGTCCACAAGCGCAGCGGCTCGAGGGACTACATTCACATTGTCTCCGGTTATCGCTCTCCGGACACCAACAATATGCTCAGGAGTCGCTCGGCCAATACCGGGGTCGCCAAGCGCAGCCAGCACACGCTGGGCAAGGCAATGGATTTCTATATCCCCGGTGTGAACCTGTCGACGCTGCGTGCAATCGGCATGCAGATGCAGATCGGTGGCGTCGGCTTTTACCCGACCTCCGGCTCGCCCTTCGTCCACATGGACGTCGGCAATGTCAGGGCGTGGCCGCGCATGTCCCGTCAGGAGTTGGCAAAGATTTTCCCCGATGGAAGAACCCTGCATCGTCCAGCCGATGGCCGTCCTTTGCCGGGATACAATCAGGCGCTGGCCGCCGCCCGGCAGAAGTCCGGCACAGGCGTCGCCAATCCTGGCGCGGATGACGACAGCGATGTCGTTTCGCCCGGTTCGGACAATAGCCTTTTGACAGCCATGCTTCCCGTTCCAAAAACCAGGCCGTTGGCCGACGCCGGGCGGAAGCCCGCCATAGGCGTCGCCGATCCGACCGCAGACGAAGACGGCGATGTCGTTTCGACCGGTTCAGGCGACAGCCTTCTGACGGCCATGCTTCCAGTTCCGAAGACCAGGGCGCAGGCGATGTTCGACAACCAGCTCGGCCGCGGAAATCCTCTTGATGACGATTTGGCCCTGCAAATGGTCCCGCTTCCCACGCTCCGCCCCCCGCAAATCAAAGTCGCCGCGGTCGAAGTCGGGAACCGTGGTCGGCCCACGGCTGAGGCTGAAAAATCCGTCCCGCGCGTCCCCCGTGTTTTCTTCACCGAGCCGCTGACATCGATCGCCTCTCTTCCCATGCACGGCGCCGTAGCGCGTTCCGCCCAGAGGTTCAGAGGCCACGGCGCGTTCGCAACCCAAAGCATCCGGCCGTCGGCGCAGGCAACGACAGCGAGTTTGGCGACCTTTGAGCGGCGCCCCCAGGAAGAGGCAGCCATCACTGGCACGATAGCCCCCCGCACCGGATCAGCAGAATTCGATGCCGGACGCTTCTCGTCTGAAGGTTGA